Proteins from one Synergistota bacterium genomic window:
- the rpsT gene encoding 30S ribosomal protein S20, which yields MPNTKSAAKKIRVSERNRLYNRFWKSRIKTEIKKVLAAIEAKNLELAQNLFSQATSIIDKAVRKGVLHRNNGARKKSRLANKINQLKALLASQAPSSL from the coding sequence TTGCCAAATACTAAATCCGCTGCAAAAAAAATTAGAGTATCAGAGAGAAATAGGTTATACAACAGATTCTGGAAAAGCAGGATAAAGACCGAAATCAAAAAAGTTTTAGCCGCAATCGAAGCTAAGAATTTGGAACTCGCTCAAAATCTCTTTTCTCAAGCTACTTCCATTATAGACAAAGCAGTTAGAAAAGGCGTCTTACATAGAAACAATGGAGCTCGTAAAAAATCCCGCCTCGCAAACAAGATAAACCAACTTAAGGCACTTCTTGCTTCTCAGGCTCCTTCCTCTCTATAA
- a CDS encoding alanine--glyoxylate aminotransferase family protein: protein MKTLGRRPTYDKILMGPGPSTVGPRVLRAMSEPVMGYFDEDFLSILNETRELLRYVFQTKNELTLAVSGTGTAGMETALSNLIEPGDKVIICVKGFFGNRMVEIAQRYGADVKVVSAPWGEPICPDDLEKALKEAGKVKLVGIVHAETSTGVLQPLEEIARIVHEREAFLLVDAVTSLGGVEVPTDRLSLDFVYSGTQKCLSCPPGLAPVTVGSKAADYIRNRKNKVGSFYLDLSIIEKYWDGGKVYHHTPSMNLIYALNEALRIVAEEGIENRWKRHIRNAKALTSGLEAMGLELLVKPEYRLPPLTTIKVPQGVDEALVRKRLMTEYRIEIGAGLGELKGKIWRVGLMGCTSTPRNIMLFLSAFGEILRSLGFRANVQEGLDAASKVLEGGVR, encoded by the coding sequence TTGAAGACTCTTGGGAGGAGACCAACTTACGACAAGATTCTGATGGGACCAGGTCCATCAACTGTGGGGCCTCGCGTCTTAAGGGCTATGTCTGAGCCGGTTATGGGGTATTTTGACGAAGATTTTCTATCTATATTAAACGAAACTCGTGAACTATTGAGATATGTTTTTCAGACCAAAAATGAGTTAACTCTAGCCGTTTCTGGAACTGGAACTGCTGGAATGGAGACAGCATTGTCTAATCTTATAGAACCTGGAGATAAGGTTATTATATGCGTTAAAGGATTTTTTGGTAATAGGATGGTTGAGATAGCTCAGAGATATGGGGCAGATGTTAAGGTAGTTTCAGCTCCATGGGGTGAGCCTATCTGTCCTGATGACTTAGAGAAGGCTTTAAAAGAGGCGGGGAAAGTTAAGCTTGTAGGTATAGTTCATGCTGAGACATCAACAGGTGTTTTGCAACCTCTTGAGGAGATAGCTAGAATAGTTCATGAAAGAGAGGCTTTCCTTTTAGTTGATGCTGTGACATCTTTAGGTGGTGTTGAGGTTCCGACCGACAGGCTTTCCTTAGATTTCGTTTATAGTGGGACCCAGAAGTGCTTGAGTTGTCCACCTGGTTTGGCTCCTGTAACGGTTGGCTCGAAAGCTGCCGATTATATAAGGAATCGCAAAAATAAGGTGGGAAGCTTCTATCTTGATCTTTCAATAATAGAAAAGTATTGGGATGGAGGGAAGGTTTACCATCATACTCCATCGATGAACCTTATCTATGCCTTAAATGAGGCTTTGAGGATAGTAGCTGAAGAAGGAATAGAAAATAGGTGGAAAAGACACATAAGAAATGCCAAAGCGTTAACTTCTGGACTTGAAGCAATGGGACTTGAGCTCTTGGTTAAGCCTGAATATCGTTTGCCTCCTTTAACTACAATTAAAGTCCCACAAGGTGTAGATGAAGCTCTAGTTAGAAAGCGTTTAATGACCGAGTATAGAATCGAAATAGGAGCCGGCTTAGGTGAGCTTAAAGGAAAGATTTGGAGAGTGGGTCTTATGGGATGTACATCTACTCCAAGGAATATAATGCTTTTCCTTTCTGCATTTGGTGAAATTCTCAGGTCCTTAGGTTTCAGAGCTAACGTTCAAGAGGGCTTAGATGCTGCTTCTAAGGTTCTGGAAGGCGGTGTAAGATAA
- a CDS encoding (2Fe-2S)-binding protein: protein MQRLDCCITSSCCQCESSIRLVSEVCPACGKQGLAVKNFTVKHIVKEQYLNDVGDGDYFLCMNPECDVGYYGRGKVFSKNQLKVPIWLKRDANPKYVCYCSKVTEEDVINAVLEKGANTIADVCKITGAMSNCKCEINNPTGSCCYNIVKEAFERALVLKRNRV, encoded by the coding sequence GTGCAGAGATTAGATTGCTGTATAACATCGAGCTGTTGTCAGTGTGAGAGTTCCATTCGATTGGTAAGTGAGGTTTGTCCTGCTTGTGGGAAGCAGGGATTGGCTGTTAAGAACTTTACAGTGAAACATATCGTTAAAGAGCAGTATTTAAATGATGTGGGTGATGGTGATTACTTTTTATGTATGAATCCAGAGTGTGATGTGGGCTATTACGGCCGTGGGAAAGTATTTTCGAAGAATCAGTTAAAAGTTCCCATTTGGCTTAAAAGGGATGCCAATCCCAAGTATGTATGCTACTGTAGTAAGGTAACTGAGGAAGATGTTATAAATGCTGTTTTGGAGAAAGGTGCAAATACAATTGCTGATGTTTGCAAAATTACAGGTGCCATGTCTAACTGTAAATGTGAGATCAATAATCCTACAGGTAGCTGTTGTTATAATATAGTTAAGGAAGCTTTTGAGAGGGCATTGGTGCTAAAAAGAAACAGGGTATAA
- the holA gene encoding DNA polymerase III subunit delta, protein MIKLKPVFLLVCKDDALLHKWIEKNAQGVEETSFLDGGELSWSKLYEEGRSVSLFSVRRLVVVKKAEDIQKEGEDLFLSYLSYPSPNVFFLLTAESIPSSGKVFKALVQKKLYAELKKPTGKGLYKWIEEEVESFGKKIEEEAVFVLAERFSENLEVLESEIKKLILYVGEKREIKKEDVMEVASTFIEGSPFELLDSLLSKDGLKFLKSLERSFIMKEPPVKILSTIGKYLRIMFFLKADPSLEEVILKDMHPFFANKIKKGAILYAPMSLSISYKRLALADDLIKKGRGNPYDLLVWAVSPLFIERKEPEKQEVP, encoded by the coding sequence ATGATCAAGCTTAAGCCAGTATTTCTTTTGGTTTGTAAAGATGACGCTCTCCTTCATAAGTGGATAGAGAAAAACGCTCAAGGGGTGGAAGAAACTTCTTTTCTGGATGGAGGAGAACTTTCCTGGTCCAAACTTTACGAAGAAGGGAGATCTGTCTCTCTGTTCTCTGTGAGGAGGCTTGTCGTTGTTAAGAAAGCTGAGGATATACAGAAAGAGGGAGAGGATCTGTTCTTAAGCTACCTTTCTTATCCTAGCCCTAATGTTTTTTTTCTCTTAACAGCTGAATCTATTCCATCTTCAGGTAAGGTATTTAAGGCACTGGTTCAGAAAAAGCTTTATGCTGAACTTAAAAAGCCTACTGGTAAAGGGTTGTACAAATGGATAGAGGAAGAAGTAGAAAGTTTCGGCAAAAAGATAGAGGAAGAAGCTGTTTTTGTCTTGGCTGAGCGCTTTTCTGAAAACCTTGAGGTTTTAGAATCTGAGATAAAAAAGCTTATTCTTTATGTGGGTGAGAAAAGGGAGATAAAAAAGGAAGACGTTATGGAAGTCGCTTCTACCTTTATCGAGGGATCACCTTTTGAGCTTTTAGATTCTCTATTAAGTAAAGATGGCCTCAAGTTTTTAAAAAGCTTGGAGAGGAGCTTTATTATGAAGGAGCCTCCTGTTAAGATTCTTTCTACTATTGGGAAATATCTGAGAATAATGTTCTTCTTAAAAGCGGATCCCTCCTTGGAGGAAGTAATCCTGAAAGATATGCATCCTTTCTTTGCCAATAAGATTAAAAAAGGGGCGATTCTTTACGCCCCTATGAGTTTATCTATCTCTTATAAGAGGCTAGCGCTTGCAGATGATTTGATTAAAAAGGGAAGGGGAAACCCCTATGATCTTTTGGTTTGGGCAGTTTCCCCTTTATTTATAGAGAGGAAGGAGCCTGAGAAGCAAGAAGTGCCTTAA
- the tsaD gene encoding tRNA (adenosine(37)-N6)-threonylcarbamoyltransferase complex transferase subunit TsaD: MIILGIETSCDETSVALVEGGKRVIKNVVLSQVKDHAPYGGVVPEIASRKHLEGLLPLISQVLSGFSPKDIDGVAVTVGPGLIGSLTIGLMFAKTLAWIWKKPLLGVNHLEAHVYALFLEYHELSFPFLCLLVSGGHTELFLFKDHGDFELVGETRDDAAGEAFDKVARILNLPYPGGPAIDEISKKGDPYFIEFPYPLEEGLDFSFSGIKTAVRLFWEENKGKVRVEDVAASFQRKVVEILIDKLKKGALLKRIKRIALVGGVVANSLLRSRLRELQEEGFEVFYPSISLCTDNAAMVASAGYYELKRERVAPLTITAHPNLKIGEDFLRFYT; encoded by the coding sequence TTGATAATACTTGGTATAGAGACTTCCTGTGATGAGACTTCCGTTGCTTTAGTAGAAGGTGGTAAAAGGGTTATAAAAAATGTGGTTTTATCTCAAGTTAAAGATCACGCTCCTTACGGTGGGGTTGTTCCTGAGATAGCCTCTAGAAAACACTTAGAGGGACTTCTTCCTCTCATAAGTCAGGTCCTTTCAGGTTTTTCTCCTAAGGATATAGATGGTGTGGCTGTTACCGTCGGTCCAGGACTGATAGGATCTCTTACTATAGGCTTGATGTTTGCTAAGACGCTTGCTTGGATATGGAAAAAGCCCCTTTTAGGGGTGAATCATCTTGAGGCTCACGTTTATGCTTTATTTTTAGAATATCACGAGCTTTCTTTTCCTTTCTTATGTTTGCTTGTTTCAGGTGGTCATACCGAGCTCTTTCTTTTTAAGGATCATGGTGATTTCGAACTTGTTGGGGAAACAAGAGACGATGCTGCTGGTGAGGCTTTTGATAAGGTGGCGAGAATACTTAATTTGCCCTATCCTGGTGGACCAGCTATAGATGAGATCTCTAAAAAGGGGGATCCTTACTTTATCGAATTTCCATATCCTCTTGAAGAAGGACTTGACTTTAGTTTTAGCGGAATAAAAACTGCGGTACGGTTGTTTTGGGAGGAGAACAAAGGCAAGGTAAGGGTTGAAGATGTCGCAGCAAGCTTCCAACGAAAGGTAGTTGAAATCTTGATAGATAAGCTTAAAAAGGGAGCTTTGCTTAAGAGAATAAAAAGGATCGCTTTAGTAGGGGGTGTTGTAGCAAATAGCCTTTTAAGATCGAGACTGAGGGAGCTTCAAGAGGAAGGTTTTGAGGTCTTTTATCCATCTATATCTTTGTGTACTGATAACGCTGCTATGGTTGCCTCAGCTGGGTATTATGAGTTGAAAAGGGAGAGGGTAGCCCCCTTAACTATTACTGCCCATCCTAATTTAAAGATAGGAGAAGATTTTTTGAGATTTTATACATAA
- a CDS encoding tetratricopeptide repeat protein, translating into MKKVIIIIPAFLILFLAIGRPVSSQINLEQELERGKALYEAGDYEEGIIFLKKLTERYPNSADAWFWLGMCYERLGYFDAAQECYKRTLSIEPKYEALSKRLNKIEREIESPPPESPPRLLKEARKLAIISTPKDERLEGRVEPFAEAIAREIRSRLLRYEGIEVLANQLYENNIKKLSEDADLLIFVSFSSSREKVGLKDADFAVNIKVVDPLSKTIKWEQNIWMEDMVKEVYRAVRSKRLGTLLFYTEIPILISGEAEIITVGTVINFMTWILNETIPDLLPIGNLTQTELLTAFAALTKKVADRIFQYWNLAPTIHPSKLEKEKLEEEKRKLEWLKRGGLVAQIAWIDDKGKVIINAGVEKGVEKGDKFLIFRKGRPIIDPTKQEVIGYDEIVIGYIEIEMVREKISFGKVTKWIRKDIAVGDWIRKITD; encoded by the coding sequence TTGAAGAAAGTTATAATAATCATTCCTGCCTTTTTAATACTTTTTCTCGCTATTGGGAGACCGGTTTCCTCTCAGATAAATCTTGAACAGGAGTTAGAGAGAGGAAAAGCGCTATACGAAGCAGGAGATTACGAAGAGGGAATTATATTTCTCAAAAAACTTACTGAAAGATATCCTAACTCGGCTGATGCTTGGTTCTGGCTTGGAATGTGTTACGAGAGATTAGGATATTTTGACGCCGCCCAGGAGTGCTATAAAAGGACCCTAAGTATAGAACCTAAATACGAAGCCTTAAGCAAAAGATTAAATAAAATAGAACGGGAAATAGAAAGTCCTCCTCCAGAGTCTCCTCCGAGATTACTAAAAGAAGCAAGAAAGCTTGCCATAATAAGCACTCCGAAAGATGAGAGACTAGAAGGCAGAGTTGAACCGTTCGCTGAGGCCATAGCTCGCGAAATAAGGAGCAGACTTTTAAGATATGAAGGCATAGAGGTGCTAGCAAATCAGCTTTATGAAAATAATATAAAGAAGCTATCAGAAGATGCTGATTTACTTATATTTGTATCCTTTAGCTCCTCAAGAGAAAAGGTAGGCCTAAAAGATGCTGATTTTGCAGTTAACATAAAGGTAGTAGATCCATTGTCGAAAACCATAAAGTGGGAACAAAATATATGGATGGAGGACATGGTTAAAGAAGTTTACAGGGCCGTAAGGTCAAAAAGGCTTGGGACTCTGCTTTTTTATACGGAAATACCTATACTTATAAGCGGTGAAGCTGAAATCATAACAGTTGGAACAGTAATTAACTTTATGACATGGATATTAAATGAAACAATACCAGATTTACTCCCTATAGGAAACCTAACTCAAACGGAGCTCTTAACCGCCTTTGCAGCTCTGACTAAGAAAGTTGCAGATAGGATATTTCAATACTGGAACTTGGCCCCGACAATACACCCTTCAAAGCTTGAAAAGGAGAAACTTGAAGAGGAAAAAAGAAAACTCGAATGGCTCAAGAGAGGCGGTTTAGTAGCTCAAATAGCTTGGATAGATGATAAGGGAAAGGTCATCATAAATGCAGGAGTAGAAAAGGGAGTAGAGAAAGGGGACAAATTCCTTATCTTTAGAAAAGGAAGGCCTATAATAGACCCAACCAAACAAGAAGTTATAGGCTATGATGAGATAGTAATAGGCTACATTGAGATAGAGATGGTTAGAGAAAAGATATCCTTTGGAAAGGTAACAAAGTGGATAAGAAAGGACATAGCCGTGGGAGATTGGATAAGAAAGATAACAGATTGA
- a CDS encoding response regulator transcription factor, which produces MIKVMLVDDHLLLKEGLRKLFETEGDIEVVADASTGEEAIRLVREIDVDLILMDISMPGLGGIKAIKKIKEIKPGVKIIVLTMHDDEACKMEALRAGASEYLIKDIGACELLRAIRSVCGFYKEEDLPIFTPREKEVLSLIIKGKKNKEIAKELGLKEKTVRNYVSNILQKLGVKDRTQAVIMVLREGLKVGEDKGGSSR; this is translated from the coding sequence ATGATTAAAGTAATGCTTGTCGATGATCATCTTCTTTTGAAGGAAGGTTTAAGGAAGCTTTTTGAAACGGAAGGAGACATAGAGGTAGTTGCTGATGCCTCAACAGGAGAGGAAGCTATAAGGCTCGTTAGGGAGATTGATGTGGATCTTATATTGATGGATATATCTATGCCCGGCCTTGGGGGTATAAAAGCTATAAAAAAGATAAAGGAGATAAAACCGGGAGTGAAAATAATAGTTCTTACCATGCATGATGATGAGGCTTGTAAGATGGAGGCGCTTAGGGCAGGGGCTTCGGAGTATTTAATTAAAGATATCGGTGCCTGCGAGCTTCTTAGAGCTATAAGAAGTGTGTGTGGTTTCTATAAAGAGGAAGACCTCCCGATCTTTACTCCTCGAGAGAAGGAAGTTCTATCTTTAATAATCAAGGGCAAGAAGAACAAGGAAATAGCTAAGGAGCTTGGTTTGAAGGAAAAGACAGTTAGAAACTATGTTTCCAATATACTTCAAAAGCTTGGGGTGAAGGATCGAACTCAAGCTGTGATAATGGTTTTAAGGGAGGGACTTAAAGTTGGAGAAGATAAGGGTGGTTCTAGCAGATGA
- the groES gene encoding co-chaperone GroES: protein MKLRPLGDRVIVKVLETEEKTKSGIVLPDTAKEKPQQGEIIAVGTGRILDNGQKVPLEVKVGDKVIFSKYAGTEVKVEGEEFLILSERDILAIIER, encoded by the coding sequence ATGAAGCTTCGTCCGCTTGGTGACAGAGTGATTGTGAAAGTTTTGGAGACAGAAGAGAAGACTAAAAGTGGTATAGTTCTTCCAGATACCGCTAAGGAGAAGCCCCAACAGGGTGAAATTATCGCTGTTGGAACCGGAAGGATTCTTGATAATGGCCAGAAGGTTCCATTGGAGGTAAAGGTTGGAGATAAGGTTATATTCTCAAAATATGCTGGTACCGAGGTTAAAGTAGAAGGGGAAGAGTTTTTGATTTTAAGCGAAAGAGATATTTTAGCTATTATTGAAAGATAG
- a CDS encoding response regulator, giving the protein MEKIRVVLADDLEDTRRNLKVMLSFSKDIEVIGEAKDGSEALALVESLRPDVLILDISMPRMDGISVLKIISKRFPGVRVVAISFQDDEEYEKALKKLGVSSYLVKPFTISQLIDAVKVAFIGGRNS; this is encoded by the coding sequence TTGGAGAAGATAAGGGTGGTTCTAGCAGATGATTTGGAAGATACTAGGAGAAATCTTAAGGTTATGCTATCTTTCAGTAAAGATATAGAAGTGATTGGCGAAGCAAAGGATGGTAGCGAAGCCTTAGCTCTTGTAGAGAGCTTAAGGCCTGATGTGCTTATATTGGATATAAGTATGCCAAGGATGGATGGAATAAGCGTTTTAAAGATTATATCTAAGAGGTTTCCAGGAGTTAGGGTTGTAGCTATATCGTTTCAGGATGATGAGGAATATGAGAAGGCTTTAAAAAAACTTGGAGTTTCATCCTATCTTGTTAAACCGTTTACTATATCTCAGCTTATCGATGCAGTTAAGGTAGCCTTCATAGGGGGTAGAAATTCTTGA
- the groL gene encoding chaperonin GroEL (60 kDa chaperone family; promotes refolding of misfolded polypeptides especially under stressful conditions; forms two stacked rings of heptamers to form a barrel-shaped 14mer; ends can be capped by GroES; misfolded proteins enter the barrel where they are refolded when GroES binds) → MAAKIVLFDEDARRALERGVNKVADTVRVTLGPRGRNVVLEKKFGSPTVTNDGVTIAKEIELDDPFENMGAQLVREVASKTNDVAGDGTTTATVLAQALVREGLKNVAAGANPVFLRRGIEKAVETVVEEIKKMAVPVKERTKIAQVAAISANDQEIGNLIAEAMEKVGHEGVITVEESQTIGTTLEMVEGLQFDKGYISPYMITDAERMEAVLEEPYILISGNKISNIRDFLPVLEKVVQTGKPLLVIAEDVEGEALATLIVNKLRGTLLSVAVKAPAFGERRKAMLQDIAIVTGGQVVSEELGIKLENVTLNMLGRAKKVKVGKEETTIIGGYGDPEAIKKRAAQIRAELEQATSEYDKEKLRERLAKILGGVAVIQVGAPTETELKARKYKIEDALNATKAAVEEGIVPGGGVAYINSIPAVEKLIEKLEGDEKTGAMIVRKALEYPIRQIAENAGFDGSIIVQKVREADKGTGFNALTGRLENMMEAGIVDPAKVVRCALQNAASIASMIITTESLVAEKPEKEKKTPEMPPMD, encoded by the coding sequence ATGGCCGCTAAGATAGTTCTCTTTGATGAAGATGCACGCAGAGCCCTTGAAAGAGGGGTTAACAAAGTAGCTGATACTGTTAGGGTTACTCTTGGTCCAAGGGGTAGAAATGTAGTTTTGGAGAAGAAGTTTGGTTCTCCGACGGTTACTAACGATGGAGTAACCATCGCTAAGGAGATAGAGCTTGATGATCCCTTTGAGAACATGGGCGCTCAGCTTGTTAGGGAGGTAGCGAGCAAAACTAACGATGTAGCAGGTGATGGTACAACGACCGCTACCGTTTTGGCTCAGGCTTTAGTTCGTGAAGGTTTGAAGAACGTAGCTGCTGGTGCTAATCCTGTATTCTTGCGTAGGGGTATAGAGAAGGCTGTTGAAACTGTGGTTGAGGAAATAAAGAAGATGGCTGTCCCCGTTAAGGAGAGAACGAAGATAGCTCAGGTTGCTGCTATTTCCGCTAACGATCAGGAGATTGGAAACCTTATAGCTGAGGCTATGGAAAAGGTTGGTCATGAAGGTGTAATTACCGTTGAGGAATCTCAGACCATAGGAACTACCCTTGAGATGGTTGAAGGTCTCCAATTTGATAAAGGGTATATCTCTCCTTATATGATAACTGATGCTGAAAGAATGGAGGCGGTTCTTGAGGAACCATACATCTTGATAAGTGGTAATAAGATATCTAACATCAGGGATTTCTTACCAGTTCTTGAGAAGGTCGTTCAGACTGGAAAGCCATTGCTCGTTATAGCTGAAGACGTAGAGGGAGAGGCTCTGGCTACTTTAATAGTTAACAAGCTTCGTGGGACATTGTTAAGTGTTGCTGTTAAGGCTCCTGCATTTGGTGAGAGAAGAAAGGCTATGCTTCAGGATATAGCGATAGTTACAGGTGGTCAGGTGGTTTCTGAAGAGCTTGGTATCAAGCTTGAGAACGTAACTTTAAATATGCTTGGTAGGGCCAAGAAGGTTAAGGTTGGCAAGGAAGAAACGACCATAATTGGTGGTTATGGTGATCCTGAGGCTATTAAGAAGCGCGCTGCTCAGATAAGGGCAGAATTAGAGCAAGCTACAAGTGAGTACGATAAGGAGAAGTTAAGGGAGAGACTTGCTAAGATACTTGGTGGAGTTGCCGTTATCCAGGTTGGTGCTCCTACTGAGACAGAGCTTAAGGCTAGGAAATACAAGATCGAAGATGCTTTGAATGCTACTAAAGCTGCAGTAGAAGAGGGTATCGTTCCTGGTGGTGGAGTAGCTTATATTAACTCTATACCTGCCGTTGAAAAGCTTATTGAGAAGCTTGAGGGTGACGAGAAGACAGGCGCTATGATAGTTAGAAAAGCCCTTGAGTATCCGATTCGTCAGATAGCTGAGAACGCTGGATTTGACGGCTCTATAATTGTTCAGAAGGTCAGGGAGGCTGACAAGGGAACTGGATTTAACGCTCTCACTGGTAGGCTTGAAAACATGATGGAGGCTGGAATAGTTGATCCTGCGAAAGTCGTTAGGTGTGCTCTTCAGAATGCTGCAAGCATCGCTAGCATGATAATCACTACTGAGTCTCTCGTAGCTGAGAAGCCTGAAAAGGAGAAAAAAACGCCTGAAATGCCCCCCATGGACTAA
- a CDS encoding dihydrodipicolinate synthase family protein yields MRKLKGCLAPIPTPFDEAGELYFDGLKRNLEVWAKSSLDGIVVMGSNGEFVMLTQEEKLKLLEFVRENYPKDKLLIAGTSCESYKETLFFNKKAYEFGYDAVLVLPPSYYKGSMTNDVLENYYLKLADDSPIPVLIYNMPANSGINLQAKLVVKLSSHPNILGIKDSSGNIVQISEIVCGARKGFAVFAGSANFLLSTLVMGGVGGIMALANVIPDVCSKIIKNFEDGNIAKARELQLLILKINAFVTSTYGVPGLKAALDIVGLYGGPPRLPLLPLPKDKVEEIRKEVAKVLEQAS; encoded by the coding sequence TTGAGGAAGCTTAAAGGTTGTTTAGCTCCGATACCTACCCCTTTTGACGAGGCGGGTGAGCTCTATTTTGACGGTTTAAAGAGGAATTTAGAGGTTTGGGCCAAAAGTTCTCTTGATGGAATAGTAGTTATGGGGTCTAATGGGGAGTTTGTGATGCTCACACAGGAGGAAAAGCTAAAGCTTCTTGAGTTTGTTAGGGAGAACTATCCTAAGGATAAGCTTCTTATTGCTGGGACTTCTTGTGAGTCATATAAGGAGACCTTATTCTTTAATAAAAAGGCTTATGAGTTTGGATACGATGCTGTTTTAGTTTTGCCTCCAAGCTACTATAAGGGTTCCATGACAAACGATGTCTTAGAAAACTATTATCTTAAGCTTGCTGATGATTCTCCTATTCCTGTTTTAATATACAATATGCCAGCAAATAGCGGGATAAACCTGCAGGCTAAGCTTGTTGTTAAGCTCTCAAGTCATCCGAATATACTAGGCATAAAGGATAGCTCGGGGAATATAGTTCAGATTTCAGAGATAGTTTGTGGTGCCAGAAAAGGTTTTGCAGTATTTGCAGGTTCTGCTAACTTCCTTCTTTCCACTTTGGTTATGGGTGGAGTTGGGGGAATAATGGCATTGGCTAACGTTATTCCAGATGTATGTTCTAAAATAATAAAGAATTTTGAGGATGGTAACATAGCTAAAGCAAGGGAGTTACAACTTCTTATACTTAAGATAAATGCTTTTGTAACTTCAACTTATGGAGTTCCTGGACTTAAAGCAGCTTTGGATATAGTTGGCTTATATGGAGGACCTCCGCGTTTACCGCTTTTGCCTCTACCTAAAGATAAAGTAGAGGAGATCAGGAAAGAGGTAGCTAAAGTCCTTGAGCAAGCTTCTTAA
- a CDS encoding sensor histidine kinase, whose protein sequence is MKENILGLLMEIQNRVQSALEEACNEVHSMWEKAREELQRLYLRRKELSIEIDMVIKDVDEAQQEFEKARQWLVEVRSDFSKYGERDIKEAYAMVERKQLEFLGLREKERALRKERDLIDKRVRELEDLVGKIDNLFKRIRLAFDLLAGNMERVEKELLELKGRAEMAPLLVQVLEKERRRVAREVHDGPAQYLANAVFRLDMCEHLLKEGVVENALKEINNLKEMLKTNLSDIRRFISDLRPMVLEDLGLIPALRKYIDDWAKLSGIKVDFRVHGEENDTGGKEIEIALFRIVQEALSNVYKHAQASSVRIVIEVGNDFVGALIQDNGLGFDLYEVKKLSVEKGSLGIFSMEERAKALRGTFKIFTEKGKGTKIVVRIPKGGLGV, encoded by the coding sequence ATGAAGGAGAATATTTTAGGGCTTCTTATGGAGATTCAAAACAGGGTCCAGAGTGCTTTGGAGGAGGCTTGTAATGAAGTTCACTCTATGTGGGAGAAAGCAAGGGAGGAGCTTCAAAGGCTCTATCTTAGAAGGAAGGAGCTTTCAATAGAGATAGATATGGTTATAAAGGATGTGGATGAAGCTCAGCAGGAGTTTGAGAAGGCCAGGCAGTGGCTTGTGGAAGTTAGGTCGGATTTCTCTAAATATGGAGAGAGGGATATAAAAGAGGCTTATGCGATGGTGGAAAGAAAACAGTTAGAATTTTTAGGGCTCAGGGAAAAAGAGAGAGCTTTGCGTAAGGAAAGGGATTTAATAGATAAAAGGGTAAGAGAGCTAGAGGATCTTGTTGGAAAGATAGATAATCTTTTTAAGAGAATTAGATTAGCTTTTGACCTTTTAGCTGGAAATATGGAAAGGGTTGAAAAAGAACTGCTTGAATTAAAAGGTAGGGCGGAAATGGCTCCGCTTTTGGTTCAGGTTCTTGAGAAGGAAAGAAGGAGGGTTGCAAGAGAGGTACACGATGGTCCTGCTCAGTATCTCGCTAACGCTGTTTTTAGACTTGACATGTGCGAGCATCTCTTAAAAGAGGGTGTGGTTGAGAATGCGCTTAAAGAGATAAATAACCTGAAAGAGATGTTGAAGACTAATCTTTCTGATATCAGAAGATTTATAAGCGATCTTCGACCGATGGTGTTAGAGGATTTGGGTCTTATACCTGCTTTAAGGAAGTATATAGATGATTGGGCTAAGCTTTCTGGGATAAAAGTTGACTTTAGGGTACATGGAGAGGAAAACGATACGGGTGGCAAGGAGATAGAAATAGCCTTATTTAGGATAGTCCAGGAAGCCCTAAGTAACGTTTATAAGCATGCTCAGGCTTCCTCTGTTAGGATAGTCATTGAGGTGGGGAATGACTTTGTGGGAGCTTTAATTCAGGATAATGGTTTGGGGTTTGATTTATATGAAGTTAAGAAATTGAGTGTGGAGAAAGGATCTCTAGGAATTTTTAGTATGGAAGAAAGGGCGAAAGCTTTAAGAGGTACCTTTAAAATATTTACGGAGAAGGGAAAGGGCACTAAGATAGTTGTTAGGATCCCTAAAGGAGGGCTGGGCGTATGA